One window of Lytechinus variegatus isolate NC3 chromosome 2, Lvar_3.0, whole genome shotgun sequence genomic DNA carries:
- the LOC121408077 gene encoding unconventional prefoldin RPB5 interactor-like, translated as MARGGDLAHIGRLKEEEEKALFETKVKLKQWQKFDEDYSALKARLTTLPEKVSHEVMVPFGKLAFMPGQLIHTNEILVLLGDNWFAERSATQACQIIDRRKSYVQKMMNDLKKQEYLLESRLGFVSDMKQTVEGKGDVVEIREEYDEQKEKKWKEERRAKKKTSSISKNSASKLSSETDVNENHGDQEGKKEPSAEDLLWARLDELERQEEELDEMVMTDEEKDDEEEDEEEEDEDSLYQSQQATTHHDTHKHVHWKDQEPSMTLDLGQENDDGDDDEVEEEEDQKSMPVIRFSHTKIPKEDHLSEEEEKDESPRSPADIYELYHARSKDEDKRKTKSTLKHSDIHQAVSIPAMKQEDQKRQPLQAPVSAFTGSIVEHSNPSQPVMLQPTTQGQGSKRVSKFKAARQGRR; from the exons ATGGCGAGAGGAGGTGATCTTGCTCATATTGGTCGCctgaaggaagaagaagagaaagccTTGTTTGAGACTAAGGTCAAATTAAAGCAGTGGCAAAAGTTTGATGAAGACTATTCAGCTCTCAAGGCCAGACTGACAACTTTACCTGAAAAAGTTTCACATGAAGTTATG GTTCCCTTTGGCAAGTTAGCCTTCATGCCTGGTCAGTTGATCCATACCAATGAGATACTTGTTCTTCTTGGTGATAACTGGTTTGCAGAGCGTTCAGCCACACAAGCCTGTCAGATCATCGATAGGAGGAAATCAT ATGtacagaaaatgatgaatgatcTGAAGAAGCAAGAGTATCTATTAGAGTCCAGACTTGGCTTTGTTTCTGACATGAAACAAACAGTAGAAGGGAAAGGTGATGTGGTAGAGATTAGAGAAGAATATgatgaacaaaaagaaaaaaaatggaaag AGGAAAGGAGGGCCAAGAAGAAAACATCTTCCATCTCAAAGAATTCTGCTTCCAAGCTGTCTTCTGAGAcagatgtaaatgaaaaccatgGCGATCAGGAAGGGAAGAAGGAACCCTCTGCAGAAGATCTTTTATGGGCCAGATTAGATGAGCTGGAAAGACAAGAAGAGGAGCTTGATGAGATGGT AATGACTGATGAGgaaaaagatgatgaagaagaagatgaagaagaagaagatgaagacaGTCTTTATCAATCCCAACAAGCAACCACTCATCATGATACTCACAAACATGTCCACTGGAAAGACCAAGAACCAAGCATGACCCTAGATCTTGgtcaagagaatgatgatggagatgatgacgaggtggaggaggaggaggatcaGAAATCAATGCCTGTTATACGTTTTTCACACACAAAGATTCCTAAGGAG GACCATCTttcagaagaagaagagaaagatgaATCCCCAAGATCACCAGCTGATATTTATGAGCTGTACCATGCAAGGAGCAAGGATGAAGATAAGAGAAAGACCAAATCTACATTAAAGCATTCAGATATCCATCAAGCAGTTTCTATTCCAGCCATGAAGCAAGAAGATCAAAAGAGACAACCTTTGCAAGCTCCAGTTTCT GCCTTCACAGGGAGTATTGTTGAGCACAGCAACCCTTCCCAACCAGTCATGTTACAACCAACTACTCAAGGTCAAGGTTCAAAGAGAGTCTCAAAGTTCAAAGCAGCTAGACAGGGCAGGAGGTGA
- the LOC121408079 gene encoding protein D2-like isoform X1 — MAENNRRGDVSVVVEYLVPTMASKFVEHGVVPDVIDQEPNAIATVTWSTGVEANLGNILTPTVVKDPPTITWPTEESTLYTVIMTDPDAPSRADPKFREWRHWVVVNVPGIDVSKGLVYAPYIGSGPPKGTGLHRYVFLVYKQPGELQLQDPLLQRTIKDRGATKTREFVTKYNLGTPVAGNFYQAEWDDYCIQLMKEITQ, encoded by the exons ATGGCCGAAAACAATCGTCGTGGCGATGTCTCCGTGGTCGTGGAGTATTTAGTACCG ACCATGGCAAGTAAGTTTGTAGAGCATGGAGTTGTACCAGATGTAATTGACCAGGAACCCAATGCCATAGCAACAGTCACATGGTCCACAGGGGTGGAGGCTAACCTTGGAAATATTCTAACTCCTACTGTT GTAAAGGATCCGCCAACAATCACATGGCCAACGGAAGAGAGCACTCTTTACACAGTGATCATGACTGATCCAGATGCTCCAAGCCGTGCAGATCCTAAATTTCGTGAATGGAGACATTGGGTGGTAGTCAATGTCCCTGGGATAGATGTCAGCAAAGGTCTTGTATATGCCCCATATATTGGCTCAGGTCCTCCTAAAGGCACAG GTTTACATCGCTATGTCTTCCTAGTATATAAGCAACCAGGTGAACTTCAGCTACAGGATCCACTACTTCAAAGAACAATCAAAGATCGAGGTGCAACCAAAACAAGAGAGTTTGTAACAAAATACAACCTTGGTACACCTGTGGCTGGAAACTTCTATCAGGCTGAGTGGGATGACTACTGCATTCAACTTATGAAGGAAATTACTCAGTAA
- the LOC121408079 gene encoding protein D2-like isoform X2, translating to MASKFVEHGVVPDVIDQEPNAIATVTWSTGVEANLGNILTPTVVKDPPTITWPTEESTLYTVIMTDPDAPSRADPKFREWRHWVVVNVPGIDVSKGLVYAPYIGSGPPKGTGLHRYVFLVYKQPGELQLQDPLLQRTIKDRGATKTREFVTKYNLGTPVAGNFYQAEWDDYCIQLMKEITQ from the exons ATGGCAAGTAAGTTTGTAGAGCATGGAGTTGTACCAGATGTAATTGACCAGGAACCCAATGCCATAGCAACAGTCACATGGTCCACAGGGGTGGAGGCTAACCTTGGAAATATTCTAACTCCTACTGTT GTAAAGGATCCGCCAACAATCACATGGCCAACGGAAGAGAGCACTCTTTACACAGTGATCATGACTGATCCAGATGCTCCAAGCCGTGCAGATCCTAAATTTCGTGAATGGAGACATTGGGTGGTAGTCAATGTCCCTGGGATAGATGTCAGCAAAGGTCTTGTATATGCCCCATATATTGGCTCAGGTCCTCCTAAAGGCACAG GTTTACATCGCTATGTCTTCCTAGTATATAAGCAACCAGGTGAACTTCAGCTACAGGATCCACTACTTCAAAGAACAATCAAAGATCGAGGTGCAACCAAAACAAGAGAGTTTGTAACAAAATACAACCTTGGTACACCTGTGGCTGGAAACTTCTATCAGGCTGAGTGGGATGACTACTGCATTCAACTTATGAAGGAAATTACTCAGTAA